The following is a genomic window from Aminiphilus circumscriptus DSM 16581.
ATGTCCGCACGCCGCGCTATGCGCTCCGGTGCGCCGCACTCCAGGCGAGATAGCGCTCCCGGGAGATCGCGGGGTGGTGGTAGCGGTTTTTCGAGGCCGAGGTGGCGCTGTACTCGATGGCTTTGGCGGGGCACCAGTGGAAACAGGCCATGCACCCCGTGCACGCGCCGAGCCAGCGGGGGCGCCCCCGCTCGTCGAGGGCGATGTCCCCCACGGGGCAGACCGTCGCGCAGACGCCGCAGGAGGTGCAGGCGTCGGTGGCGCGGTAGCGCCGGTCCTTCGGTCCCACCTTGGCCGTGGCGTGGGAATTCGCGAAGGTGGAAAGCCACGCGAAAAGCCCTCCCGAAGGGGGCGTCTCCCGCCGGGAGCGCACCGCGTCACAGATGGCCGCAAGCCCCTGCTCCGCCTCGGCGACGATCTTTTCCAGCTTCGCTCCCGAGGGAGGATTGGACACGGGAGGATAGTTTCCGGGCATTCGCTGGTGGAATGCCCCTCGCACCCGGACGCCCCGCTTTGCCAGAAGACGAACTCCCTGCACCGCCGCCCTGAGGGGCATGCCTCCGCTCGTCAGGAACAGGTAGACCCAGCTCTCCCGCGAGGCGGAGA
Proteins encoded in this region:
- a CDS encoding EFR1 family ferrodoxin (N-terminal region resembles flavodoxins. C-terminal ferrodoxin region binds two 4Fe-4S clusters.); this translates as MDMHRLYVYSGTGNTLHGAERIAEALGGGTELINMAGCLGKATVGEGETVGIAYPVHAFGAPLVVHRFLETFSASRESWVYLFLTSGGMPLRAAVQGVRLLAKRGVRVRGAFHQRMPGNYPPVSNPPSGAKLEKIVAEAEQGLAAICDAVRSRRETPPSGGLFAWLSTFANSHATAKVGPKDRRYRATDACTSCGVCATVCPVGDIALDERGRPRWLGACTGCMACFHWCPAKAIEYSATSASKNRYHHPAISRERYLAWSAAHRSA